One stretch of Pseudomonas azotoformans DNA includes these proteins:
- a CDS encoding PA0069 family radical SAM protein, with the protein MSTPLPPRGRGTATNLHNRFAPTVSVVEDDGWFQEVPPTLGTEVRIETAKTIITRNNSPDLPFDRSINPYRGCEHGCIYCYARPSHAYWDMSPGLDFETKLIAKTNAADVLEQQLSKPGYVCAPINLGSNTDPYQPIEREYKITRQTLQVLLRYRHPVTIITKGSLILRDLDLLTELARQRLVAVMISLTSLDDELKRILEPRTAAPKARLRAIRVMREAGIPVGVLCSPMIPMINDSELESLLAEAHAAGAQSAAYMMLRLPLEVAPLFEEWLAAHYPQRAAHVMSLVRQVRGGEVYDSRFGVRMRGEGPFADLLAQRFSKAIKRLGLNRREGFDLDCTAFCPPGRQMALL; encoded by the coding sequence ATGTCTACTCCGCTGCCGCCCCGAGGCCGGGGCACGGCCACCAACCTGCACAACCGCTTCGCACCGACGGTCAGCGTGGTGGAGGATGACGGCTGGTTCCAGGAAGTGCCGCCGACCCTGGGCACTGAAGTGCGTATCGAAACGGCCAAGACCATCATCACCCGCAACAACTCACCGGACTTGCCGTTTGATCGCTCGATCAACCCCTACCGTGGCTGTGAGCACGGCTGCATCTACTGCTACGCGCGGCCGAGCCATGCCTATTGGGACATGTCGCCGGGATTGGATTTCGAGACCAAACTGATCGCCAAGACCAACGCTGCCGATGTGCTGGAACAGCAACTGTCGAAACCGGGTTATGTGTGCGCGCCGATCAACCTGGGCTCCAACACCGACCCGTACCAACCGATCGAGCGCGAATACAAGATCACCCGGCAAACCCTGCAAGTGCTGCTGCGCTATCGCCACCCGGTGACCATCATCACCAAGGGGTCGCTGATTTTGCGCGATCTGGACCTGCTCACAGAATTGGCGCGCCAACGGCTGGTGGCCGTGATGATCAGCCTCACCAGTCTGGACGATGAACTCAAGCGCATCCTGGAGCCACGCACGGCAGCGCCCAAGGCGCGTCTGCGGGCGATCCGGGTGATGCGTGAGGCGGGGATACCGGTGGGTGTGTTGTGCTCGCCGATGATCCCGATGATCAACGACAGTGAGTTGGAAAGCCTGTTGGCCGAAGCTCACGCAGCGGGCGCGCAAAGTGCGGCGTACATGATGCTGCGCCTGCCGCTGGAGGTGGCACCGTTGTTCGAGGAGTGGCTGGCGGCGCATTACCCGCAGCGTGCGGCCCATGTGATGAGCCTGGTGCGCCAGGTGCGCGGCGGCGAGGTGTATGACAGCCGCTTCGGCGTGCGCATGCGTGGCGAAGGGCCGTTTGCAGACTTGCTGGCGCAGCGCTTCAGCAAAGCCATCAAACGGCTGGGGCTCAACCGGCGGGAAGGGTTTGACCTGGATTGCACGGCGTTCTGCCCTCCGGGCAGACAGATGGCATTGTTGTAG
- a CDS encoding carbonic anhydrase, giving the protein MSDKDKQPLAASASAPQVAETADAALKHIVDGFLHFHHDVFPQQEELFKKLATAQSPRAMFITCADSRIVPELITQSSPGDLFVTRNVGNVVPPYGQMNGGVSTAIEYAVLALGVQHIIVCGHSDCGAMRAVLNPDSLEKMPTVKAWLRHAEVAKTMVHDNCDCANEGESMKVLTEENVIAQLQHLRTHPSVASRMANGHLFIHGWIYNIETSEIRAYDADQSTFRPLSGDGPIPCATPKARF; this is encoded by the coding sequence ATGAGTGACAAGGATAAACAGCCGTTGGCTGCGTCGGCTTCTGCCCCTCAGGTGGCTGAAACCGCCGATGCAGCGCTAAAGCACATTGTTGACGGCTTTTTGCATTTCCATCACGACGTCTTCCCCCAGCAGGAAGAACTCTTCAAGAAACTCGCCACGGCCCAGAGCCCAAGGGCGATGTTCATTACCTGCGCCGACTCGCGCATCGTGCCCGAGCTGATCACCCAAAGTTCTCCGGGCGATCTGTTCGTGACCCGTAACGTCGGCAACGTCGTACCGCCTTACGGCCAGATGAACGGCGGTGTTTCCACGGCCATCGAGTACGCGGTACTTGCCCTGGGCGTGCAGCACATCATCGTCTGCGGGCACTCCGATTGCGGCGCCATGCGCGCGGTGCTCAACCCTGACAGCCTGGAGAAGATGCCGACGGTCAAGGCCTGGCTGCGGCACGCCGAGGTCGCCAAGACCATGGTCCATGACAACTGCGACTGCGCCAATGAAGGCGAGAGCATGAAGGTGCTCACCGAAGAAAACGTCATCGCCCAACTGCAACATTTGCGTACCCACCCTTCCGTGGCTTCGCGCATGGCCAATGGTCATTTGTTTATCCACGGTTGGATCTACAACATCGAGACCAGCGAAATCCGCGCCTACGATGCCGACCAGTCGACGTTCCGACCGTTGAGCGGCGACGGACCGATCCCTTGCGCGACGCCTAAAGCGCGCTTCTAA
- a CDS encoding SulP family inorganic anion transporter, translating to MRAAQLKAVLPRELLASVVVFLVALPLCMGIAIASGMPPAKGLITGIIGGLVVGWLAGSPLQVSGPAAGLAVLVFELVRQHGMLMLGPILLLAGFLQLVAGRLRLGCWFRVTAPAVVYGMLAGIGVLIVLSQIHVMLDGAPKPSGLDNLAGFPAALADAIPTLGGGLGWQAGLLGLSTMLVMYAWDKLRPQKLRFVPGALLGVGLTTVVSLVLALQVKRVEVPENLADAIDWLRPSDLLNLADPQLLIAAFAVAFIASAETLLSAAAVDRMHSGQRSDFDKELSAQGVGNMLCGLVGALPMTGVIVRSSANVQAGATTRLSAMFHGLWLLAFVLLLSSVLQSIPVASLAGVLVYTGIKLVDIKAFKALGRYGRMPMFTYAATALAIIFTDLLTGVLVGFGLTLVKLAFKASRLKVSLIDLPQDGEMELRLTGAATFLKVPALTQVLSTVPAGTTVHVPLSNLSYIDHSCLELLEEWGRANAAKGSKLVIEARGLKRRLEGRVRTTTGIGSAAV from the coding sequence ATGCGTGCTGCTCAATTGAAAGCTGTATTGCCAAGGGAGCTGCTCGCTTCCGTAGTTGTGTTTCTGGTCGCCCTGCCCTTGTGCATGGGGATCGCGATCGCCTCCGGCATGCCGCCGGCCAAAGGCCTGATTACCGGGATTATTGGTGGCCTGGTGGTGGGCTGGCTGGCGGGCTCACCGTTGCAGGTCAGTGGCCCGGCGGCGGGCCTGGCGGTGCTGGTGTTCGAGTTGGTGCGCCAGCACGGCATGCTGATGCTCGGGCCGATTCTGTTGCTGGCGGGATTCCTGCAACTGGTTGCCGGGCGTTTGCGCCTGGGCTGCTGGTTTCGCGTCACGGCCCCAGCGGTGGTGTACGGCATGCTGGCGGGGATTGGCGTGTTAATTGTGCTGTCGCAGATTCATGTGATGCTCGACGGAGCGCCCAAGCCTTCGGGGCTCGACAACCTGGCAGGCTTCCCGGCGGCACTGGCCGACGCTATCCCGACCCTGGGCGGTGGCCTCGGCTGGCAGGCGGGGCTGCTCGGTTTGTCGACGATGCTGGTGATGTACGCCTGGGACAAATTGCGCCCGCAGAAGCTGCGCTTTGTGCCCGGTGCTTTGCTGGGCGTGGGCCTGACCACGGTGGTCAGCCTGGTGCTGGCGTTGCAGGTCAAGCGTGTCGAAGTCCCGGAAAACCTCGCCGATGCTATCGACTGGCTACGCCCCAGCGACCTGTTGAACCTCGCCGATCCCCAGCTGTTGATCGCGGCATTTGCCGTGGCGTTTATCGCGAGCGCTGAAACGCTGCTTTCTGCAGCGGCGGTCGACCGCATGCACAGCGGTCAGCGTTCGGATTTCGACAAGGAATTGTCTGCTCAAGGTGTCGGCAACATGCTCTGCGGCCTGGTCGGCGCCCTGCCGATGACCGGCGTGATCGTGCGCAGCTCGGCCAACGTGCAGGCCGGCGCTACCACGCGCTTGTCGGCGATGTTCCATGGCCTGTGGTTGCTGGCGTTCGTGCTATTGCTGTCGAGCGTGCTGCAAAGTATCCCGGTGGCGAGCCTGGCGGGGGTGCTGGTGTACACCGGTATCAAGCTGGTGGACATCAAGGCGTTCAAGGCACTGGGACGTTATGGGCGGATGCCGATGTTTACCTACGCGGCCACAGCGCTGGCAATCATCTTTACCGACCTGCTGACCGGCGTATTGGTGGGCTTCGGGTTGACGTTGGTCAAGCTGGCGTTCAAGGCGTCGCGATTGAAGGTCAGCCTGATCGACCTGCCTCAGGACGGTGAGATGGAGCTGCGCCTGACCGGTGCGGCGACCTTTCTGAAAGTGCCTGCGTTGACCCAAGTCTTGTCGACGGTGCCTGCCGGGACGACTGTGCATGTTCCGCTGAGCAACCTGAGTTACATCGACCATTCCTGCCTGGAGTTACTGGAGGAATGGGGGCGGGCCAATGCGGCCAAGGGCTCGAAGCTGGTGATCGAGGCGCGCGGGTTGAAGCGCCGATTGGAAGGGCGTGTGCGCACGACCACGGGGATAGGCTCCGCCGCCGTCTGA
- the coxB gene encoding cytochrome c oxidase subunit II, with protein MMRHPHVWMGLLLWSVFGQAHAAWTTNMAPGATEVSHAVFDLHMTIFWICVVIGIIVFGAMFWSMIVHRRSTGQVAAKFHESTTVEILWTVVPLLILIAMAIPATKTLINIYDSSESDIDIQVTGYQWKWHYKYLGQDVEFFSNLATPAEQIHNQATKGEHYLLEVDQPLVLPVGAKVRFLVTAADVIHSWWVPAFAVKRDAIPGFVNEAWTRVEKPGIYRGQCAELCGKDHGFMPIVVEVKSKADYDTWLGERKAEAAKLKELTSKEWTLEELVARGDKVYHTTCVACHQAEGQGLPPMFPALKGSKIATGPAADHLSLVYHGKPGTAMAAFGKQLSEVDIAAVVTYERNAWGNNKGDMVTPKDVLAIKQAESK; from the coding sequence ATGATGCGACATCCACACGTTTGGATGGGCCTCCTGTTGTGGTCAGTATTCGGCCAGGCACATGCCGCCTGGACAACGAATATGGCGCCAGGGGCGACAGAAGTCAGTCACGCTGTGTTCGACCTGCACATGACCATTTTCTGGATCTGTGTGGTGATTGGCATCATCGTGTTTGGCGCGATGTTCTGGTCGATGATCGTTCATCGCCGGTCCACGGGCCAGGTCGCGGCCAAGTTCCACGAGAGCACCACGGTGGAAATCCTCTGGACCGTCGTGCCCTTGCTGATCCTGATCGCGATGGCCATTCCGGCGACCAAGACCCTGATCAATATCTACGACAGCAGTGAATCGGATATCGACATCCAGGTCACCGGCTACCAGTGGAAGTGGCATTACAAATACTTGGGCCAGGACGTGGAGTTCTTCAGCAACCTGGCCACGCCCGCCGAACAGATCCACAACCAGGCGACCAAGGGCGAACATTATCTGCTGGAAGTCGACCAGCCGCTGGTGTTGCCGGTGGGCGCCAAGGTGCGCTTTCTGGTGACGGCCGCCGACGTGATCCACTCCTGGTGGGTGCCGGCGTTTGCGGTCAAGCGCGACGCGATTCCCGGCTTCGTCAACGAGGCCTGGACCCGTGTCGAGAAGCCTGGCATCTACCGTGGCCAGTGCGCCGAACTGTGCGGCAAGGACCACGGCTTCATGCCTATCGTCGTCGAGGTCAAGTCCAAGGCCGACTACGACACCTGGCTCGGCGAGCGCAAGGCAGAGGCCGCCAAGCTCAAGGAGCTGACCTCCAAAGAGTGGACCCTGGAAGAGTTGGTGGCCCGTGGCGACAAGGTCTACCACACCACCTGCGTGGCCTGTCACCAGGCCGAAGGCCAGGGCCTGCCGCCGATGTTCCCGGCGCTCAAGGGTTCGAAGATCGCCACCGGCCCCGCCGCCGATCACCTGAGCCTCGTGTACCACGGCAAGCCCGGCACCGCGATGGCGGCGTTCGGCAAGCAGCTCTCGGAAGTGGACATCGCCGCGGTGGTGACCTATGAGCGCAACGCCTGGGGCAACAACAAAGGCGACATGGTCACGCCTAAAGACGTGCTGGCCATCAAGCAGGCGGAAAGCAAATGA
- the ctaD gene encoding cytochrome c oxidase subunit I — protein MSAVIDDHGHADHAHGPAKGLMRWVLTTNHKDIGTMYLWFAFAMFLLGGSFAMVIRAELFQPGLQIVQPAFFNQMTTMHGLIMVFGAVMPAFVGLANWMIPLMIGAPDMALPRMNNFSFWLLPAAFLLLVSTLFTPGGGPNFGWTFYAPLSTTYAPESVTFFIFAIHLMGISSIMGAINVVATILNLRAPGMTLMKMPLFVWTWLITAFLLIAVMPVLAGCVTMMLMDIHFGTSFFSAAGGGDPVLFQHVFWFFGHPEVYIMILPAFGAVSSIIPTFSRKPLFGYTSMVYATASIAFLSFIVWAHHMFVVGIPLVGELFFMYATLLIAVPTGVKVFNWVSTMWQGSLTFETPMLFAVAFVILFTIGGFSGLMLAIAPADFQYHDTYFVVAHFHYVLVPGAIFGIFASAYYWLPKWTGHMYDETLGKLHFWLSFVGMNMAFFPMHFVGLAGMPRRVPDYNLQFADFNMVSSIGAFMFGATQIFFLFIVIKCIRGGPPAPAKPWDGAEGLEWSIPSPAPYHTFTTPPEVK, from the coding sequence ATGAGCGCTGTGATCGACGACCATGGTCACGCCGACCATGCCCACGGCCCCGCCAAGGGTCTGATGCGCTGGGTGCTGACCACCAACCACAAAGACATCGGCACCATGTACCTGTGGTTCGCCTTCGCCATGTTCCTGCTCGGCGGCTCGTTCGCCATGGTGATCCGTGCCGAGCTGTTCCAGCCCGGCCTGCAGATCGTGCAGCCGGCGTTCTTCAACCAGATGACCACCATGCACGGGCTGATCATGGTGTTCGGCGCGGTGATGCCGGCGTTTGTCGGCCTGGCCAACTGGATGATCCCGTTGATGATCGGCGCGCCCGACATGGCCCTGCCGCGCATGAACAACTTCAGTTTCTGGCTGTTGCCGGCGGCGTTCCTGCTGCTGGTCTCGACGCTGTTCACGCCAGGCGGCGGGCCGAACTTCGGCTGGACCTTCTACGCGCCGCTCTCCACCACCTACGCGCCGGAAAGCGTGACGTTCTTTATCTTCGCCATCCACCTGATGGGCATCAGCTCGATCATGGGCGCGATCAACGTGGTCGCCACCATCCTCAACCTGCGTGCGCCGGGCATGACCTTGATGAAAATGCCGCTGTTCGTCTGGACCTGGCTGATCACCGCGTTCCTGCTGATCGCGGTGATGCCGGTGCTGGCCGGGTGCGTGACCATGATGCTGATGGACATCCACTTCGGCACCAGCTTCTTCAGCGCGGCCGGCGGCGGTGACCCGGTGCTGTTCCAGCACGTGTTCTGGTTCTTCGGCCACCCCGAGGTGTACATCATGATCCTGCCGGCCTTCGGCGCCGTCAGCTCGATCATCCCGACCTTTTCGCGCAAGCCGTTGTTCGGCTACACCTCGATGGTCTACGCCACGGCGAGCATTGCGTTCCTGTCGTTCATCGTGTGGGCGCACCACATGTTCGTGGTGGGTATCCCGTTGGTGGGCGAGCTGTTCTTCATGTACGCCACCCTGCTGATTGCCGTGCCCACCGGGGTGAAGGTGTTCAACTGGGTCAGCACCATGTGGCAAGGCTCGCTGACCTTCGAGACGCCGATGCTGTTTGCCGTGGCCTTCGTGATCCTGTTCACCATCGGCGGTTTCTCCGGGCTGATGCTGGCGATTGCCCCGGCGGACTTCCAGTACCACGACACCTATTTCGTGGTGGCGCACTTCCATTACGTACTGGTGCCCGGTGCGATCTTTGGCATCTTCGCCTCGGCCTACTACTGGCTGCCGAAATGGACCGGCCACATGTACGACGAAACCCTGGGCAAGCTGCACTTCTGGTTGTCTTTCGTGGGCATGAACATGGCGTTTTTCCCGATGCACTTCGTCGGGCTGGCGGGCATGCCGCGGCGGGTGCCGGACTACAACCTGCAGTTCGCTGACTTCAACATGGTCTCGTCGATCGGCGCTTTCATGTTCGGCGCCACGCAGATCTTCTTCCTTTTTATCGTGATCAAGTGCATCCGTGGCGGCCCGCCGGCGCCGGCCAAGCCCTGGGATGGCGCCGAAGGCCTGGAGTGGAGCATCCCTTCGCCGGCGCCGTACCACACCTTTACCACGCCGCCGGAGGTCAAATGA
- a CDS encoding cytochrome c oxidase assembly protein: MAESLPTKRLVTRLLILVVAMFAFGFALVPIYDVMCKAFGINGKTAGQYEGEQVVDPTRQVRVQFLSTNAIDMVWDFYAKADEVVVNPGAVTEVLFVAHNPTDKPMTAQAVPSISPAEAAMYFHKTECFCFTQQVLQPGQRIEMPVRFIVDRDMPKDVKHLTLAYTLFDITARQPPVAVHSGG, from the coding sequence ATGGCTGAATCCTTGCCAACCAAGCGCCTGGTCACACGGCTGCTGATCCTGGTGGTGGCAATGTTCGCCTTCGGCTTTGCGCTGGTGCCGATCTACGACGTGATGTGCAAGGCGTTCGGCATCAACGGCAAGACCGCCGGGCAGTACGAGGGCGAGCAAGTGGTCGACCCGACACGCCAGGTGCGCGTGCAGTTCTTGTCTACCAACGCCATCGACATGGTCTGGGATTTCTATGCCAAGGCGGACGAAGTGGTGGTCAACCCGGGCGCGGTGACCGAGGTGCTGTTCGTGGCCCACAACCCCACCGACAAGCCGATGACCGCTCAGGCCGTACCGAGCATTTCCCCGGCCGAAGCGGCGATGTATTTCCACAAGACCGAATGCTTTTGCTTCACCCAGCAAGTGCTGCAGCCGGGTCAGCGCATCGAGATGCCGGTGCGTTTCATCGTCGACCGCGACATGCCCAAGGATGTGAAGCATCTGACCCTGGCGTACACGCTGTTCGATATCACTGCGCGCCAACCGCCCGTGGCTGTGCACAGCGGCGGCTAG
- a CDS encoding cytochrome c oxidase subunit 3 gives MSTHDTYYVPAQSKWPIIATMGLLVTVYGLAVWFNDLKAARPESHGPWIFFVGGLLLAYMLFGWFGAVIKESRAGLYSPQMDRSFRWGMTWFIFSEVMFFIAFFGALFYVRHMSAPWLAGEGSKGVAHMLWPNFEFAWPLLNNPDPKMYPAPEGTISPWGLPLVNTILLVSSSVTITIAHHALRKGHRGALKIWLAITVLLGMAFLGFQAEEYIHAYKELGLTLGSGVYGATFFMLTGFHGAHVTIGTLILFVMLMRILKGHFNAEHQFGFEAASWYWHFVDVVWIGLFFFVYVL, from the coding sequence ATGTCGACTCATGATACGTACTACGTACCGGCGCAAAGCAAATGGCCGATAATTGCCACGATGGGCCTGCTGGTCACCGTGTATGGACTGGCGGTGTGGTTCAACGACTTGAAGGCGGCACGCCCGGAATCCCACGGCCCGTGGATCTTTTTCGTCGGCGGGCTGCTGCTGGCGTACATGCTGTTCGGCTGGTTCGGTGCGGTCATCAAGGAAAGCCGCGCCGGTTTGTACAGTCCGCAGATGGACCGCTCGTTCCGCTGGGGTATGACCTGGTTCATCTTTTCCGAAGTGATGTTCTTTATCGCCTTCTTCGGTGCACTGTTTTATGTGCGGCATATGTCGGCGCCTTGGCTGGCGGGTGAAGGCTCAAAGGGTGTCGCGCACATGCTGTGGCCGAACTTTGAGTTTGCCTGGCCGCTGCTGAACAACCCCGACCCGAAAATGTACCCGGCACCGGAAGGCACCATCAGTCCGTGGGGCCTGCCGCTGGTCAATACCATCCTGCTGGTGAGTTCCAGCGTGACCATCACCATCGCTCACCATGCCCTGCGCAAAGGCCATCGCGGCGCGCTGAAAATCTGGTTGGCGATCACCGTCCTGCTGGGTATGGCGTTCCTGGGCTTCCAGGCCGAGGAATATATCCACGCGTACAAAGAGTTGGGCCTGACGCTCGGCTCCGGCGTCTATGGCGCGACCTTCTTCATGCTCACCGGCTTCCACGGCGCCCACGTGACCATCGGCACCCTCATTCTGTTCGTAATGCTGATGCGCATCCTCAAGGGGCATTTCAATGCCGAGCACCAGTTCGGCTTCGAGGCGGCCAGTTGGTATTGGCACTTTGTGGACGTGGTGTGGATCGGGCTGTTTTTCTTCGTCTACGTGTTGTGA
- a CDS encoding twin transmembrane helix small protein codes for MLKAAIALMLIATVVSLFSGLFFLVKDEGNSNRLVNALTVRVVLAVITLALITWGFFSGQLVSHAPW; via the coding sequence ATGCTCAAAGCCGCTATTGCCCTGATGCTGATCGCGACCGTCGTGAGCCTGTTCAGTGGCTTGTTCTTCCTGGTCAAGGACGAGGGCAACTCCAACCGCCTCGTCAACGCCCTGACCGTGCGTGTCGTACTGGCCGTGATCACCCTGGCCTTGATCACCTGGGGCTTTTTCAGCGGCCAACTGGTTTCTCATGCGCCGTGGTAA
- a CDS encoding SURF1 family protein — translation MKTSIASAAKRFRPGIAPTLVVLVLLPLMVGLGFWQLSRGHEKQRLVDSYAERRAAEPVSSAQLDDMADPAFRRVRLRGQLDAEHSVFLDNRMRDGKAGVELLQPFHDQASGLWLLLNRGWLPWPDRRTPPAFSTPEQVLNLDAWVYVAPGETFQLHADPASAQWPRLLTALHPAALWAELGRSGFTYELRAEPGPGTYETAWPIVAMGPEKHLAYAVQWFAMSLALLALYLYLGWHNKKEKPHGSGHESTQHV, via the coding sequence ATGAAAACAAGTATAGCCAGCGCCGCAAAACGCTTTCGTCCAGGGATTGCACCCACTTTAGTGGTGCTGGTGCTGCTGCCCCTGATGGTGGGGTTGGGGTTCTGGCAACTGTCGCGCGGTCATGAAAAGCAGCGGCTGGTGGACAGTTATGCCGAGCGGCGCGCAGCCGAGCCGGTCAGCAGTGCGCAACTCGATGACATGGCCGACCCGGCCTTTCGCCGCGTGCGCCTGCGCGGGCAGTTGGATGCCGAGCACAGCGTGTTTCTCGACAACCGCATGCGCGACGGCAAGGCCGGCGTAGAGCTGCTGCAACCCTTCCATGATCAGGCCAGCGGCCTGTGGCTGTTGCTCAATCGCGGCTGGTTGCCCTGGCCGGACCGGCGCACACCTCCGGCCTTCAGCACCCCGGAGCAGGTCTTGAATCTGGATGCCTGGGTCTACGTCGCCCCTGGCGAAACCTTCCAATTGCACGCCGACCCCGCCAGTGCGCAATGGCCACGCCTGCTGACGGCGCTGCACCCTGCTGCGTTGTGGGCGGAACTGGGGCGCAGCGGTTTCACCTATGAGCTACGTGCCGAACCCGGCCCCGGCACTTACGAAACCGCCTGGCCCATCGTGGCCATGGGGCCGGAAAAACACCTGGCGTATGCCGTGCAGTGGTTCGCCATGTCGCTGGCGTTGCTGGCGCTTTACCTCTATCTCGGATGGCACAACAAAAAGGAGAAGCCCCATGGGAGCGGCCATGAATCCACCCAACATGTCTGA
- a CDS encoding COX15/CtaA family protein: MAKPGFRLALFATLLALIVVLLGAYTRLTHAGLGCPDWPGCYGFISVPNTEAQLAHAELHFPDTPVEADKGWAEMTHRYFAGTLGLLIVLLAARSWSHRRDPGQPVKLPLFVLAVVFAQAAFGMWTVTLKLWPQVVTGHLLGGFATLSLLFLLTLRLSGVLPALIVPKRLQYWATAGLVLVIGQIALGGWVSSNYAAVACIDLPTCHGEWWPAADFANGFHLTQHIGPNYLGGQLDSEARTAIHLTHRIGAVVVSLVLLGLAWQLRAVGMTRLAGLLLIALAAQICLGLSNVYFHLPLPVAVGHNAGGAALLLTLVLVNYHARTSLVRVRNQLPFGWRFIPRKHVSGLVTLKGEMPWRP; the protein is encoded by the coding sequence ATGGCCAAACCTGGATTTCGCCTCGCGTTGTTTGCCACCCTGCTGGCGCTGATCGTCGTACTGCTCGGCGCTTATACCCGCCTGACCCACGCCGGCCTGGGGTGCCCGGATTGGCCCGGCTGCTACGGCTTTATCAGCGTGCCCAACACCGAGGCTCAACTGGCCCATGCCGAGCTGCATTTCCCCGATACACCGGTAGAGGCCGACAAGGGCTGGGCCGAGATGACCCATCGCTACTTCGCCGGCACCCTGGGCTTGTTGATTGTGTTGCTGGCGGCGCGCTCGTGGAGCCATCGGCGCGATCCGGGCCAGCCGGTGAAACTGCCGCTGTTCGTGCTGGCGGTGGTGTTCGCCCAGGCCGCATTTGGCATGTGGACGGTGACGTTGAAGCTGTGGCCGCAGGTGGTGACGGGGCATTTGTTGGGCGGCTTTGCGACCTTGAGCCTGCTGTTCCTGCTGACCTTGCGCTTGTCCGGCGTATTGCCCGCCTTGATCGTGCCCAAGCGCCTGCAATATTGGGCGACGGCAGGCCTGGTGCTGGTGATCGGCCAGATTGCCTTGGGCGGCTGGGTCAGTTCCAACTATGCGGCGGTGGCCTGTATCGATTTGCCGACCTGCCATGGCGAGTGGTGGCCGGCGGCGGACTTTGCCAACGGCTTCCACCTCACCCAACACATCGGCCCCAATTACCTGGGTGGGCAGCTGGACAGCGAGGCGCGCACCGCCATCCACCTGACCCATCGCATCGGCGCCGTCGTCGTCAGCCTGGTGCTGCTGGGTCTGGCGTGGCAATTGCGCGCGGTTGGCATGACGCGGTTGGCCGGCTTGCTGCTGATCGCCCTGGCGGCGCAAATCTGCCTGGGCCTGAGCAATGTGTATTTCCATCTGCCGCTGCCGGTTGCGGTGGGGCATAACGCGGGTGGTGCGGCGTTGTTGCTGACGCTGGTGCTGGTCAACTACCACGCCCGCACCAGCCTGGTCCGGGTGCGCAACCAGCTGCCGTTCGGCTGGCGCTTTATCCCGCGCAAGCATGTGTCGGGCCTCGTTACTCTTAAAGGAGAGATGCCATGGCGACCTTGA
- the cyoE gene encoding heme o synthase, which translates to MATLIGARHGQAIWRDYLELTKPKVVVLMLITSLVGMFLATRAGVPWTVLVFGNLGIALCAGGAAAVNHVVDRRIDAVMARTHKRPLAQGRVSPLAALAFALFLAVAGLALLLAFTNPLAAWLTLASLLGYAVIYTGFLKRATPQNIVIGGLAGAAPPLLGWVAVTGHISAEPLLLVLIIFAWTPPHFWALAIHRKEEYAKADIPMLPVTHGEHYTKVHILLYTFALLAVSLMPYVIHMSGLLYLGCALVLGGRFLQWAWVLYRGGRPHAAINTFKYSIWYLLLLFIALLVDHYLLLNL; encoded by the coding sequence ATGGCGACCTTGATCGGCGCGCGTCACGGCCAGGCCATCTGGCGTGATTATCTGGAGCTGACCAAGCCGAAGGTGGTGGTGCTGATGCTCATCACTTCGCTGGTGGGGATGTTCCTGGCGACCCGCGCCGGCGTGCCGTGGACCGTGCTGGTGTTTGGCAACCTGGGGATTGCCCTGTGTGCCGGTGGCGCGGCGGCGGTGAATCATGTGGTGGATCGGCGGATCGATGCGGTGATGGCGCGGACCCACAAGCGGCCATTGGCGCAAGGCCGTGTGTCGCCGCTGGCGGCGCTGGCCTTTGCTTTGTTTCTGGCTGTTGCAGGGTTGGCTCTGCTGCTGGCGTTTACCAACCCTCTGGCGGCTTGGCTGACGCTGGCCTCGCTGCTCGGCTATGCAGTGATCTACACCGGCTTCCTCAAGCGGGCGACGCCGCAGAACATCGTCATCGGTGGCCTGGCCGGTGCAGCGCCTCCTTTGCTGGGTTGGGTTGCCGTGACCGGGCATATCAGCGCCGAGCCCCTGCTGTTGGTGCTGATCATCTTCGCCTGGACCCCGCCACACTTCTGGGCCTTGGCCATCCATCGCAAGGAAGAATACGCCAAGGCCGATATCCCGATGCTGCCGGTGACCCACGGCGAGCACTACACCAAGGTGCATATCCTGCTCTACACCTTCGCCCTGCTGGCGGTGAGCCTGATGCCCTATGTGATCCACATGAGCGGCCTGCTGTACCTCGGCTGCGCCCTGGTATTGGGCGGGCGCTTTCTGCAATGGGCCTGGGTGTTGTACCGTGGCGGTCGGCCGCACGCGGCGATCAACACCTTCAAGTACTCTATCTGGTACTTGCTGCTGCTGTTTATCGCCCTGCTCGTAGACCACTACCTACTGTTGAACCTATGA